A window from Triticum aestivum cultivar Chinese Spring chromosome 6D, IWGSC CS RefSeq v2.1, whole genome shotgun sequence encodes these proteins:
- the LOC123145358 gene encoding acetolactate synthase 1, chloroplastic, whose amino-acid sequence MAAATSPAVAFSGATAAAMPKPARHPLPRHQPVSRRALPARVVRCCAASPAATSAAPPATALRPWGPSEPRKGADILVEALERCGIVDVFAYPGGASMEIHQALTRSPVITNHLFRHEQGEAFAASGYARASGRVGVCVATSGPGATNLVSALADALLDSIPMVAITGQVPRRMIGTDAFQETPIVEVTRSITKHNYLVLDVEDIPRVIQEAFFLASSGRPGPVLVDIPKDIQQQMAVPVWDTPMSLPGYIARLPKPPSTESLEQVLRLVGESRRPILYVGGGCAASGEELRRFVELTGIPVTTTLMGLGNFPSDDPLSLRMLGMHGTVYANYAVDKADLLLAFGVRFDDRVTGKIEAFASRSKIVHIDIDPAEIGKNKQPHVSICADVKLALQGLNDLLNGSKAQQGLDFGPWHKELDQQKREFPLGFKTFGEAIPPQYAIQVLDELTKGEAIIATGVGQHQMWAAQYYTYKRPRQWLSSSGLGAMGFGLPAAAGAAVANPGVTVVDIDGDGSFLMNIQELALIRIENLPVKVMILNNQHLGMVVQWEDRFYKANRAHTYLGNPENESEIYPDFVTIAKGFNVPAVRVTKKSEVTAAIKKMLETPGPYLLDIIVPHQEHVLPMIPSGGAFKDMIMEGDGRTSY is encoded by the coding sequence atggccgccgccacctcccccgcCGTCGCATTCTcgggcgccaccgccgccgccatgcccaAACCCGCCCGCCATCCTCTCCCGCGCCACCAGCCCGTCTCGCGCCGCGCGCTCCCCGCCCGCGTCGTCAGGTGTTGCGCCGCGTcccccgccgccacctccgccgcgcCTCCCGCAACCGCGCTCCGGCCCTGGGGCCCGTCCGAGCCCCGCAAGGGCGCCGACATCCTCGTCGAGGCGCTCGAGCGCTGCGGCATCGTCGACGTCTTCGCCTACCCCGGCGGCGCCTCCATGGAGATCCACCAGGCGCTGACGCGCTCGCCCGTCATCACCAACCACCTCTTCCGCCACGAGCAGGGGGAGGCGTTCGCGGCGTCCGGCTACGCCCGCGCGTCCGGCCGCGTCGGCGTCTGCGTCGCCACCTCCGGCCCGGGGGCCACCAACCTCGTCTCCGCGCTCGCCGACGCCCTCCTCGACTCCATCCCCATGGTCGCCATCACGGGCCAGGTCCCCCGCCGCATGATCGGCACGGACGCGTTCCAGGAGACGCCCATAGTGGAGGTCACGCGCTCCATCACCAAGCACAACTACCTggtccttgacgtggaggatatCCCCCGCGTCATCCAGGAAGCCTTCTTCCTTGCATCCTCTGGCCGCCCGGGGCCGGTGCTAGTTGATATCCCCAAGGACATCCAGCAGCAGATGGCTGTGCCCGTCTGGGACACTCCAATGAGTTTGCCAGGGTACATCGCCCGCCTGCCCAAGCCACCATCTACTGAATCGCTTGAGCAGGTCCTGCGTCTGGTTGGCGAGTCACGGCGCCCAATTCTGTATGTTGGTGGTGGCTGCGCTGCGTCTGGCGAGGAGTTGCGCCGCTTTGTTGAGCTTACTGGGATTCCAGTTACAACTACTCTGATGGGCCTTGGCAACTTCCCCAGCGACGACCCACTGTCTCTGCGCATGCTTGGGATGCATGGCACTGTGTATGCAAATTATGCAGTAGATAAGGCTGACCTGTTGCTCGCATTTGGTGTGCGGTTTGATGATCGTGTGACTGGGAAAATCGAGGCTTTTGCAAGCAGGTCCAAGATTGTGCACATTGACATTGACCCAGCTGAGATTGGCAAGAACAAGCAGCCACATGTCTCCATTTGTGCAGATGTTAAGCTTGCTTTACAGGGGTTGAATGATCTATTAAATGGGAGCAAAGCACAACAGGGTCTGGATTTTGGTCCATGGCACAAGGAGTTGGATCAGCAGAAGAGGGAGTTTCCTCTAGGATTCAAGACTTTTGGCGAGGCCATCCCGCCGCAATATGCTATCCAGGTACTGGATGAGCTGACAAAAGGGGAGGCGATCATTGCCACTGGTGTTGGGCAGCACCAGATGTGGGCGGCTCAGTATTACACTTACAAGCGGCCACGGCAGTGGCTGTCTTCGTCTGGTTTGGGGGCAATGGGATTTGGGTTACCAGCTGCAGCTGGCGCTGCTGTGGCCAACCCAGGTGTTACAGTTGTTGACATTGATGGTGATGGTAGTTTCCTCATGAACATTCAGGAGTTGGCGTTGATCCGCATTGAGAACCTCCCAGTGAAGGTGATGATATTGAACAACCAGCATCTGGGAATGGTGGTGCAGTGGGAGGATAGGTTTTACAAGGCCAATCGGGCGCACACATACCTTGGCAACCCAGAAAATGAGAGTGAGATATATCCAGATTTTGTGACGATTGCTAAAGGATTCAACGTTCCAGCAGTTCGAGTGACGAAGAAGAGCGAAGTCACTGCAGCAATCAAGAAGATGCTTGAGACCCCAGGGCCATACTTGTTGGATATCATAGTCCCGCATCAGGAGCACGTGCTGCCTATGATCCCAAGCGGTGGTGCTTTCAAGGACATGATCATGGAGGGTGATGGCAGGACCTCGTACTGA